A region from the Canis lupus dingo isolate Sandy chromosome 9, ASM325472v2, whole genome shotgun sequence genome encodes:
- the FAM163B gene encoding protein FAM163B produces MTAGTVVITGGILATVILLCIIAVLCYCRLQYYCCKKDESEEDEEEPDFAVHSHLPPLPGGRNLVLTNGPALYPAASTSFSQKTPQARALCRSCSHYEPPAFFLQEPEDESVRNGGERVAYQSVGQEDSELPPGGLGGLQALNPNRLSAMREAFSRSRSISTDV; encoded by the exons ATGACAGCCGGGACGGTGGTCATCACTGGGGGCATCTTGGCAACTGTGATTCTGCTCTGCATCATCGCTGTTCTGTGCTACTGCCGGCTTCAG TACTACTGCTGCAAGAAGGACGAGTcagaggaggacgaggaggagccTGACTTCGCTGTGCACTCGCACCTGCCCCCGCTGCCCGGCGGCCGCAACCTCGTGCTCACCAACGGGCCGGCGCTCTACCCGGCCGCCTCCACCTCCTTCAGCCAGAAGACCCCGCAGGCCCGCGCCCTGTGCCGCAGCTGCTCCCACTACGAGCCGCCCGCCTTCTTCCTGCAGGAGCCAGAGGACGAGAGCGTGCGCAACGGCGGGGAGCGCGTGGCCTACCAGAGCGTGGGCCAGGAGGACTCGGAGCTGCcgcccggggggctggggggcctgcAGGCGCTCAACCCCAACCGCCTGTCGGCCATGCGGGAGGCCTTCTCCCGGAGCCGCAGCATCAGCACCGATGTCTGA